The following proteins are encoded in a genomic region of Aquella oligotrophica:
- a CDS encoding sulfite exporter TauE/SafE family protein, protein MNSFDILKAIAILLSIAIIIWFIKFYTKETLTKIEQIKIFIIGFVSNLLDTVGIGSFAVIVAMRRLLGVMPDDVKLIGSMNIQAMITALVQMLIFLHYIKLDIITLLVAVIMIALGGFLSGLLVVSVDKKIVHLVMLSAFAFTGVLLLLSQLHILEISGGDDAIRGVKLVIFAVFMLAAGCLPAFGVGYYSLVKTSIFLFGVNPIIAFPIMASASAYQMPVTSFTFIAKKKFYSKSTIIMIFSGVLGVFIAAPLISKVDPYTLKWILLGIVVYNVVTLAKASKQPE, encoded by the coding sequence ATGAATTCTTTTGACATATTAAAAGCTATCGCTATTTTGCTTTCTATCGCAATTATAATCTGGTTTATCAAATTCTACACTAAAGAAACCCTAACTAAAATAGAGCAAATTAAAATATTCATTATAGGCTTTGTTTCTAATCTGCTTGACACCGTAGGAATAGGCAGCTTTGCAGTTATTGTCGCTATGCGTAGGCTTTTAGGTGTGATGCCTGATGATGTTAAATTAATTGGTAGCATGAATATTCAGGCAATGATCACGGCTTTGGTTCAAATGTTGATCTTTCTTCATTACATAAAACTAGATATCATAACATTACTAGTTGCGGTAATTATGATAGCACTTGGTGGTTTTTTATCTGGATTGTTGGTTGTGAGCGTTGATAAAAAGATTGTTCATCTGGTTATGCTATCAGCTTTTGCATTTACAGGTGTTTTACTCCTTTTATCTCAACTCCACATCCTAGAGATAAGTGGTGGTGACGATGCAATTCGTGGTGTTAAGCTAGTAATTTTTGCAGTATTTATGCTAGCGGCAGGATGTTTGCCGGCTTTTGGCGTTGGCTACTATTCTTTAGTTAAAACCAGTATTTTTCTTTTTGGTGTAAATCCAATTATAGCCTTTCCGATCATGGCAAGTGCTAGTGCATATCAAATGCCAGTTACTTCATTTACTTTTATCGCTAAAAAGAAATTTTATTCAAAAAGCACTATAATCATGATTTTTTCCGGAGTATTAGGCGTTTTTATTGCTGCACCACTAATTAGCAAAGTTGATCCATATACCTTAAAATGGATTTTACTTGGTATTGTAGTTTACAATGTTGTAACATTGGCAAAGGCATCAAAACAGCCAGAATGA
- a CDS encoding IS3 family transposase — MSIISACKFFGVSRSGYYKYLLANRNKAVLTETMVMDSIKAIYIKSKGRYGYRRIRDTLTSKQGMVISYKKVLRLMRKLGLKSRIRKKRNFFGNENLLAANILNRKFQSNLPNRKLVTDITYLKVRGVNYYLSVIYDLFNNEVKSYELSKYNDNPLVIETIKRAFPSMSNDQLILHSDQGSQYTSIAYTSLLKSLGITKSMSRRGNCLDNACIESFFGHLKSESIYLEQISTYEELKLLIDEYIYFYNNDRIQRKLRKMAPIEYRNHFESTRGFL, encoded by the coding sequence TTGTCTATTATATCTGCTTGCAAATTTTTTGGTGTATCCCGGAGCGGATATTACAAATATTTATTAGCCAACCGTAATAAAGCTGTGTTAACAGAAACTATGGTAATGGATAGTATCAAAGCTATCTACATTAAAAGTAAAGGTCGCTATGGTTACCGTAGAATACGTGATACTTTAACATCAAAGCAAGGTATGGTAATAAGTTATAAGAAGGTTTTACGCTTAATGCGCAAACTTGGCCTAAAGTCTAGGATTAGAAAGAAGCGTAATTTTTTTGGAAATGAAAATTTACTGGCAGCTAATATTCTAAACCGGAAGTTTCAAAGCAATTTACCTAATAGAAAATTAGTTACTGATATTACTTATTTAAAGGTTAGAGGAGTAAATTATTATCTCTCCGTAATTTATGATTTATTTAACAATGAAGTAAAATCATATGAGCTAAGTAAATACAATGATAATCCGCTAGTAATAGAGACTATCAAACGAGCATTCCCAAGTATGAGTAATGATCAGCTTATTCTACATAGTGATCAAGGTTCACAGTACACATCTATTGCCTACACATCTTTATTAAAATCACTAGGTATAACAAAGAGCATGTCCAGGAGAGGTAATTGTTTGGATAATGCATGTATTGAGAGTTTCTTTGGACATTTGAAAAGTGAGAGTATTTATTTAGAGCAAATAAGTACTTACGAAGAATTAAAATTATTAATTGATGAGTATATCTATTTTTATAATAATGATAGAATACAGCGCAAATTAAGAAAAATGGCTCCGATTGAATATCGAAACCATTTTGAATCTACCAGAGGCTTTTTATAA
- a CDS encoding helix-turn-helix domain-containing protein: MYTQNKHRKTYTREFKLLIVNKYLNEGKTGPQLSVEYELEISIIKDWIRKFRLYGASGLEDGRGKHNNHSSHGRPKKERFNSEVEALRHENMRLKGELFLLKKLKELRDKQEK, encoded by the coding sequence ATGTACACACAAAATAAACATCGCAAAACATATACCCGAGAATTTAAATTGCTTATTGTTAATAAGTATCTAAATGAGGGTAAAACAGGTCCCCAACTTTCTGTAGAATATGAATTAGAGATAAGCATAATAAAAGATTGGATAAGGAAGTTTCGACTTTATGGTGCTTCAGGTTTAGAAGATGGTCGTGGCAAGCATAACAACCATAGCTCTCACGGCCGACCAAAGAAAGAAAGATTTAATTCAGAAGTTGAGGCGTTGCGTCATGAAAATATGAGGCTAAAAGGAGAGCTATTTCTACTAAAAAAGTTGAAGGAGCTAAGAGACAAACAGGAAAAATAA
- a CDS encoding transposase gives MAPYSPDLNPIEKLWANLKQNITKLIKKCSHLKKAITLAFI, from the coding sequence TTGGCTCCATATTCACCTGATTTAAATCCAATTGAGAAGCTCTGGGCAAATCTCAAGCAAAACATCACAAAGTTGATAAAAAAGTGTAGCCATCTAAAAAAAGCTATTACTCTAGCGTTTATATAA
- a CDS encoding UPF0149 family protein, giving the protein MKPTKNVDYAKLDTELKTYCYAGYDIHFLHGWFCAYLSAPSDSEEDLLIPDYLIVDEDKIKDEVVFSKTVDNLVELYSLMADSLYEQNKPIKPLIDINKSAFFDPLLFDANHKINLIKWLYGYLAGFVVIGLDVSEVIPDDKLLDEKFFPALFTLCIALFALDREIAQVDKVDEAFKVDYKELLEDLKAMWESEDNEADVDEQIANAIEYLDLMDVNAALNDIFYVVRRSDEIKNASADSGKLLNKLITKH; this is encoded by the coding sequence ATGAAACCAACAAAAAATGTTGATTACGCAAAATTAGATACCGAATTAAAAACCTATTGTTATGCTGGTTATGATATTCATTTTCTGCACGGGTGGTTTTGTGCTTATCTTTCTGCACCAAGTGACAGCGAGGAGGACTTACTTATTCCTGATTATTTGATTGTTGACGAAGATAAGATTAAGGATGAGGTGGTATTTAGTAAGACCGTTGATAATTTAGTCGAACTATATTCGCTAATGGCAGATTCTTTATATGAACAGAATAAGCCGATTAAACCGTTAATTGATATAAATAAATCAGCTTTCTTTGATCCACTATTATTTGATGCTAATCATAAAATTAATCTAATCAAATGGCTATATGGTTATTTGGCTGGATTTGTTGTAATTGGTTTGGATGTTTCAGAAGTGATTCCAGATGATAAGCTTCTAGATGAGAAGTTTTTTCCAGCGCTATTTACCTTATGTATTGCATTATTTGCACTGGATAGGGAAATAGCTCAGGTCGATAAAGTTGATGAGGCATTTAAAGTTGATTATAAAGAGCTATTGGAAGATCTAAAAGCTATGTGGGAAAGCGAAGACAATGAAGCTGATGTAGATGAGCAGATTGCTAATGCTATTGAGTATTTAGATCTTATGGATGTGAATGCAGCACTTAATGATATTTTTTATGTGGTTAGACGAAGCGATGAAATTAAAAATGCGAGTGCGGATTCTGGTAAACTTTTAAATAAATTGATAACTAAACATTAA
- a CDS encoding lysophospholipid acyltransferase family protein produces MREIRTWLRFAAVIWGMIYVISLSFILYPIVSHAFWRKWIHKHWARYMVWAVGAKLEINTTLGKNYIQPNTMFAQNHISWLDTLVMSSVHCVNYVGKVEMLKWGLIRNVIKSGGTVFINRKNKRELVTANKKIAAVLADGWGWAYFQKEQLVMGRKFCHFMLQSLKRQ; encoded by the coding sequence ATGCGTGAAATTAGAACCTGGCTCAGGTTTGCTGCGGTCATTTGGGGAATGATATATGTTATATCATTATCGTTTATATTGTATCCAATTGTTTCTCACGCCTTCTGGCGTAAATGGATCCATAAACATTGGGCAAGGTATATGGTTTGGGCTGTTGGTGCAAAGCTTGAAATTAATACTACGCTTGGCAAAAATTATATTCAGCCAAATACAATGTTTGCGCAAAATCATATTTCTTGGCTTGATACGCTAGTTATGTCTAGTGTTCACTGCGTAAACTATGTTGGCAAAGTTGAAATGCTAAAATGGGGGCTAATCCGTAATGTAATCAAATCGGGTGGTACAGTTTTTATTAACCGCAAAAATAAGCGCGAGTTAGTTACTGCAAATAAAAAGATTGCTGCGGTCCTTGCTGATGGTTGGGGATGGGCTTATTTCCAGAAGGAACAACTAGTGATGGGACGCAAATTCTGCCATTTCATGCTTCAATCTTTGAAGCGGCAATGA
- a CDS encoding 1-acyl-sn-glycerol-3-phosphate acyltransferase, which produces MGLFPEGTTSDGTQILPFHASIFEAAMIAKSRVVPAVLRYRHAKGGLATEVTFAGKGWMETVMNTLRLDDLVIKIDVLEPVNAIDFPDRESLSQYMYAKISDFYHSDLKAN; this is translated from the coding sequence ATGGGCTTATTTCCAGAAGGAACAACTAGTGATGGGACGCAAATTCTGCCATTTCATGCTTCAATCTTTGAAGCGGCAATGATTGCTAAAAGCCGCGTGGTTCCTGCTGTATTGCGTTATCGTCATGCTAAAGGTGGGCTTGCTACCGAAGTTACCTTTGCTGGTAAGGGTTGGATGGAAACAGTGATGAATACCTTGCGTCTTGATGACTTGGTTATTAAAATTGATGTTCTTGAGCCTGTTAATGCTATTGATTTTCCTGATCGGGAAAGCCTTTCGCAGTATATGTATGCAAAAATAAGTGATTTTTACCATAGTGATTTAAAAGCCAATTAA
- a CDS encoding NAD(P)H-dependent oxidoreductase: MIDKKLILDAYNWRHACKEFDSTKKITQKDLEFLLNTISLSPSSFGLQPYEVFVIANQDILKELHPHMWGAQKQLFTASQIVMFATKKDVTIDDEYFEHILVDVQDTPSEMLEFRRSLIDTHQHKELRINEDERYLSDWAAKQAYIALGNLMTAAALIEIDSCPVEGFVKESVTEILKRHNILNANLDVAVFCCLGYRLNPPARPKTRKSINELVHFIN; encoded by the coding sequence ATGATCGATAAAAAATTGATACTTGATGCTTACAATTGGAGACATGCTTGTAAAGAGTTTGATTCTACAAAGAAAATTACTCAAAAAGATCTGGAGTTTTTATTAAATACCATTAGTTTATCGCCGTCTTCATTTGGTTTACAACCATATGAAGTTTTTGTAATTGCAAACCAGGATATTCTGAAAGAGCTTCATCCTCATATGTGGGGTGCGCAAAAACAGCTGTTTACCGCTAGTCAAATAGTAATGTTTGCGACAAAAAAAGATGTTACCATTGATGATGAATATTTTGAACATATTTTGGTTGATGTTCAGGACACTCCGTCCGAGATGCTTGAATTTAGACGAAGTTTGATTGATACCCATCAGCATAAAGAACTGCGAATTAATGAGGATGAGCGTTATTTGTCAGACTGGGCTGCCAAGCAGGCGTATATTGCATTGGGGAATCTGATGACTGCTGCTGCGTTAATTGAAATTGACTCTTGTCCGGTGGAGGGATTTGTTAAAGAATCGGTTACAGAGATATTAAAAAGGCATAATATCTTAAATGCTAATCTTGACGTTGCTGTTTTTTGTTGTCTTGGTTACCGTCTAAACCCGCCAGCACGACCTAAGACCAGAAAATCGATTAATGAACTAGTTCATTTTATTAACTAG
- a CDS encoding proline iminopeptidase-family hydrolase yields the protein MITVKENYIDVPGGKIWSQIISPDAAKENLTIVFLHGGPGSTHDKLKWGLNSLADKYTLIFYDQLGGGKSALSDSGNKSDLWTIERFVAELDRLIRFYNLDKFILFGTSWGASLALEYYFSNSVVKKPAALVINSPLVSTKMWMEDANRLKQAMPVEIYQTMLECEKSGDTLSAKYQEAMQAFYDKHLLQPSFLNEEQRTLIKDTAKLFNEEAYLQMWGPSEFYATGTLVDYDRYEDLAKIDIPVLFSCGEYDEATPESLYKFHQKLPGSYYEVMAGCSHQAYFEKPEEFCQRLKPFLEKLPS from the coding sequence ATGATTACAGTAAAAGAAAATTATATTGATGTCCCGGGAGGGAAAATTTGGTCTCAAATAATTTCTCCAGATGCTGCCAAAGAAAATCTGACAATAGTTTTTCTGCATGGCGGTCCGGGTAGTACTCATGATAAGCTTAAATGGGGCTTAAATTCGCTTGCTGATAAATATACCCTGATATTTTATGATCAGCTTGGCGGTGGTAAATCAGCCTTGTCTGATTCAGGTAATAAATCGGATTTGTGGACAATTGAGCGATTTGTTGCTGAACTAGACCGTCTTATTCGCTTCTATAATCTAGATAAATTTATTTTATTTGGAACTTCGTGGGGTGCAAGTCTTGCGCTTGAATATTATTTTAGTAATTCCGTCGTAAAAAAGCCAGCTGCTTTAGTAATTAATAGTCCACTCGTCAGCACTAAAATGTGGATGGAAGATGCTAATCGCTTAAAACAGGCAATGCCAGTCGAGATTTATCAAACAATGCTTGAGTGCGAGAAAAGTGGAGACACGTTAAGTGCGAAATATCAAGAGGCAATGCAAGCATTTTATGATAAACATTTGTTGCAACCGTCATTTTTAAATGAAGAGCAACGGACATTAATTAAAGATACTGCTAAGTTATTTAATGAAGAAGCTTATTTACAGATGTGGGGACCAAGTGAGTTTTATGCAACAGGCACCCTAGTTGATTACGATCGTTATGAAGATTTAGCTAAGATTGATATTCCCGTGTTATTCTCCTGTGGCGAATATGATGAGGCAACTCCCGAGAGTTTGTATAAATTTCACCAGAAATTACCCGGCTCATATTATGAAGTGATGGCGGGGTGTAGTCATCAAGCTTACTTTGAGAAACCAGAGGAATTCTGTCAAAGGCTGAAGCCGTTTTTAGAAAAGCTTCCCAGCTAA
- the rpmH gene encoding 50S ribosomal protein L34, producing MKRTFQPSVTKRKRTHGFLVRMKTKAGRAIINARRAKGRKSLAV from the coding sequence ATGAAACGTACATTTCAACCATCAGTTACTAAACGTAAACGTACTCATGGATTTTTAGTTCGTATGAAAACTAAGGCTGGTCGTGCAATTATTAATGCGCGCCGTGCTAAAGGTAGAAAAAGTTTAGCTGTTTAA
- the rnpA gene encoding ribonuclease P protein component → MNCFTKEHRLRKADEFSSVFAFRKVRVGKYFKLHYMPNSFEHSRLGFMVSKKVAKRANQRNYMKRFIREFFRTSQSGWGGVDLIVRVQKKFTQNEWLLVTDELKSLTKQFIKPC, encoded by the coding sequence ATGAATTGCTTTACTAAAGAGCACCGACTAAGAAAAGCGGATGAATTTTCATCCGTTTTTGCATTTCGCAAGGTTCGGGTTGGTAAGTATTTTAAATTACATTATATGCCAAATAGTTTTGAACACTCAAGGCTTGGTTTTATGGTTAGTAAAAAAGTTGCTAAACGAGCCAATCAGCGAAATTATATGAAGAGATTTATTCGAGAGTTTTTCAGAACTTCTCAATCAGGCTGGGGTGGGGTTGATCTTATCGTAAGAGTTCAGAAAAAATTTACTCAAAATGAATGGCTACTGGTAACTGATGAGTTAAAGTCGCTTACCAAGCAGTTCATAAAGCCATGCTAA
- the yidD gene encoding membrane protein insertion efficiency factor YidD, which translates to MLIRLAIFLIRAYQLLISSWLPPTCRFTPSCSNYAIVAFTRYGIIRGFILSLRRISRCHPWGGSGHDPVP; encoded by the coding sequence ATGCTAATCCGACTTGCTATTTTTCTTATCCGTGCTTATCAGCTTTTAATCAGTTCATGGCTACCACCAACCTGTCGCTTTACCCCTAGTTGCTCTAACTATGCAATAGTTGCATTTACTAGGTATGGTATAATCAGGGGCTTTATTTTATCTTTACGTCGTATTTCTCGTTGCCATCCATGGGGTGGTAGTGGGCATGATCCTGTGCCCTAG
- the yidC gene encoding membrane protein insertase YidC, with amino-acid sequence MDTRRLILFVALSLGLMLAWEKFFPQKPNPAQTQSVSASADIPAATSSSNNVVSDGSFNLASDKTITVTTDLMKVNISTMGGDIREVDLLKYSDYDDTSKPYQLLLNQKNRVFIAQTGLISSNQDLKLPTHKSLFSADKDNYTLASGQDSVSVTLKADAGNDIVIYKTYTFKRDSYVIDTSYQITNNSANALNNISAYWRFLRDEQAPSGETKFVHTFTGPVYYTTDAKFNAVKFDNLVKNDVDYPQNVNNGWIGFTEHYFTSLWLLNPYNHPAVCINGVACRFNLKTVDDGKLASAGLMTDLPAIQAHTSYSVSVPMYVGPQEYKAMATAAPELERTKDYGWVYIFATPLFWLLVHIYEYVKNWGWAIILLTVFVKVVLFPLTRASYKSMAKMKALAPRMEKLKAQYGDDKVKLQQSMMAMYREEKVNPVGGCLPMLLQIPVFIGLYWALLGSVELRQAHFLWINDLSRPDPYFILPVVLAGTMFLQTFLNPPAADPVQAKMMRIMPLAFSVMFFFFPAGLVVYWLVNNVLSMGQQWYVNTHVVTKK; translated from the coding sequence ATGGATACGCGTCGTTTAATACTTTTTGTTGCTTTATCTTTAGGGCTTATGCTTGCCTGGGAAAAATTTTTCCCGCAAAAGCCAAATCCGGCTCAAACCCAATCAGTTTCGGCTTCTGCTGATATTCCTGCTGCTACAAGTAGTAGTAATAATGTTGTTTCAGATGGTTCATTTAATCTGGCGAGTGACAAAACAATAACTGTTACCACTGATTTAATGAAGGTGAATATTAGTACTATGGGTGGCGACATCCGTGAAGTAGATTTATTAAAGTATTCTGATTATGATGATACTTCAAAACCATACCAGTTGTTGTTAAATCAGAAAAATCGTGTCTTTATTGCTCAGACTGGTTTGATAAGCTCTAATCAAGATCTAAAATTACCAACACATAAATCTTTATTCAGTGCTGATAAAGATAACTATACCTTGGCAAGTGGACAGGATAGTGTTTCTGTTACTCTGAAAGCAGATGCTGGCAATGACATTGTTATTTATAAAACTTATACTTTCAAGCGAGACAGTTACGTAATTGATACCAGCTATCAGATTACTAATAATAGTGCAAATGCTTTAAATAATATATCTGCCTACTGGCGTTTCCTGCGTGATGAGCAGGCTCCAAGTGGTGAAACTAAATTTGTTCACACATTTACTGGACCAGTTTACTATACTACTGATGCTAAATTTAATGCGGTTAAATTCGATAACCTAGTAAAAAATGATGTTGATTATCCGCAAAATGTTAATAATGGTTGGATAGGGTTTACTGAACACTATTTTACGTCTTTGTGGTTATTAAACCCATATAATCATCCAGCAGTTTGTATTAATGGGGTTGCTTGTCGGTTTAATTTGAAAACTGTTGATGATGGTAAGCTTGCATCGGCAGGATTAATGACTGATTTACCTGCGATTCAGGCTCATACCTCATATTCTGTATCAGTGCCAATGTATGTTGGACCGCAGGAATATAAAGCAATGGCTACTGCTGCACCTGAATTGGAACGGACTAAAGATTATGGTTGGGTATATATCTTTGCTACACCATTATTCTGGTTATTAGTTCATATTTATGAATATGTTAAAAACTGGGGTTGGGCAATTATCCTTCTAACAGTTTTTGTTAAAGTTGTTTTATTCCCACTAACTAGAGCTAGCTATAAATCAATGGCAAAAATGAAAGCTTTGGCACCAAGAATGGAAAAGCTGAAGGCTCAGTACGGTGATGATAAAGTTAAGCTTCAACAATCCATGATGGCGATGTATCGTGAAGAAAAGGTGAATCCGGTTGGTGGTTGTTTGCCAATGCTATTGCAGATTCCAGTATTTATTGGTCTATACTGGGCATTACTTGGTTCTGTTGAATTACGTCAAGCGCATTTTCTATGGATAAATGACTTGAGTCGCCCAGACCCATACTTTATTTTGCCAGTAGTACTTGCAGGGACAATGTTTTTACAGACATTCCTAAATCCGCCAGCGGCTGATCCGGTGCAAGCGAAGATGATGCGCATTATGCCACTAGCATTTAGTGTTATGTTCTTCTTCTTCCCGGCAGGGTTAGTTGTTTATTGGTTAGTTAATAATGTACTATCAATGGGGCAGCAATGGTATGTAAATACACATGTTGTGACTAAGAAGTAA
- a CDS encoding superoxide dismutase family protein: MKKLVYLLAAATLGVSFANAATVTIPMTLTNESQTIVGNVVATDTKYGLQFTFQLHNLTPEITPGSHGFHVHENPSCAKNGMAAGGHLDPKQTKHHLGPYSPDGHLGDLPAIYINDDGTVAVPVVAPKLTVKDILGHSLMIHHGGDNYSDTPAALGGGGSRMACGVIPTKADK, translated from the coding sequence ATGAAAAAATTAGTTTATCTATTAGCTGCAGCTACATTAGGGGTATCATTTGCCAATGCTGCTACGGTAACTATACCGATGACACTTACCAATGAATCACAAACTATAGTTGGTAATGTAGTTGCAACTGATACTAAATATGGTTTGCAATTCACATTTCAACTACACAACTTAACCCCGGAAATAACTCCTGGTTCACATGGATTTCATGTTCATGAAAATCCATCCTGTGCCAAAAATGGAATGGCGGCTGGCGGACATCTAGACCCCAAACAAACTAAACATCATCTGGGACCTTATAGTCCTGATGGGCATCTAGGTGATTTACCAGCAATTTATATTAATGATGATGGAACTGTTGCTGTCCCCGTTGTGGCACCAAAACTAACCGTCAAAGATATTCTTGGACATAGCTTGATGATACATCACGGTGGAGATAATTATTCTGATACTCCAGCAGCACTTGGCGGTGGCGGTAGCCGGATGGCATGCGGCGTTATTCCAACTAAAGCAGATAAGTAA
- a CDS encoding serine hydrolase domain-containing protein: MKKAGLLLSAMLFCANSSFAVDKALSGVVVNPFEKQLEHGLRGYYVIKGQTESASLLSTMERYKIPGVSIAAIHDGRYILVKAYGYKDSSTRQPLTSNDLLQAASMSKPITIVAALKLASQGKLDLDANINNYMTDKWRLGDNQYTKPQPVTARLLMAHLGGINVAGFPGIDRSVSKLPTIIDVLNGKKPYVTTEAVKVVDTPGSKFAYSGGGISILQLAIMNITGQDFASWMKSEVFEPFAMQHSTFLQPLPESYQSIASSGHDKNGLVYKGRYHNYPEQAAAGLWTTPVELIGIINHLKMAYYGHCSPLSIESGFFSQMFTQQKPSPFGLGFMLESTPDVFTFGHDGVNDGFQSKMIAFVTPHGSKAKLLDDALIVMTNSDNGHYVLDSVVNAFTDVYGINYHPPIQISPQALPKDINKYLVSFSFANYPKNIHRVIAENGKLYLNWFQDGYTEVLYSLGNNTFVTLSGYKLVYSWHGNKLSLVVTYQNNPSDSAIIN, translated from the coding sequence ATGAAAAAAGCTGGCTTATTATTATCAGCTATGTTATTTTGTGCTAATTCATCGTTTGCAGTAGACAAGGCTTTATCTGGGGTTGTTGTCAATCCATTCGAAAAACAACTTGAGCATGGGTTACGAGGTTATTATGTAATAAAAGGGCAGACAGAGTCTGCTTCATTGCTCTCTACGATGGAACGTTATAAAATTCCAGGGGTTAGTATTGCGGCAATTCATGATGGTAGATATATTTTAGTAAAGGCTTATGGATATAAAGATAGCTCTACGCGCCAACCTCTAACTTCAAATGATCTGTTGCAGGCAGCATCAATGAGTAAGCCAATAACTATTGTTGCTGCACTCAAATTAGCTAGTCAGGGAAAACTTGATCTTGATGCAAATATTAATAATTATATGACAGATAAATGGCGGCTCGGGGATAATCAATATACTAAACCTCAGCCAGTTACTGCCAGACTACTAATGGCTCATCTTGGCGGTATAAATGTTGCTGGTTTTCCTGGAATTGATCGCTCGGTTAGCAAATTACCAACAATTATTGATGTTCTAAATGGTAAAAAACCATATGTTACGACCGAAGCTGTTAAAGTTGTTGATACTCCTGGTAGCAAATTTGCCTATTCAGGGGGTGGTATCAGTATTCTACAACTTGCAATAATGAATATTACCGGACAGGACTTTGCTAGCTGGATGAAGAGTGAAGTTTTTGAGCCATTTGCCATGCAGCATAGTACCTTTCTCCAACCGCTACCTGAGTCATATCAGAGTATTGCTAGTAGTGGACATGATAAAAATGGTCTGGTATATAAAGGGCGTTACCATAACTATCCAGAACAGGCGGCTGCTGGATTATGGACGACTCCTGTTGAGTTAATAGGTATAATAAACCATTTAAAAATGGCATATTATGGGCATTGTTCTCCACTAAGTATAGAATCTGGATTTTTTAGCCAGATGTTTACGCAGCAGAAACCTTCGCCATTTGGGTTGGGGTTTATGTTAGAGAGTACACCTGATGTATTTACTTTTGGTCATGATGGAGTAAATGATGGCTTTCAGTCTAAAATGATTGCTTTTGTGACGCCTCACGGAAGCAAGGCCAAGCTTCTTGATGATGCGCTTATCGTTATGACGAATTCGGATAATGGACATTACGTTCTTGATTCAGTTGTGAATGCTTTTACTGATGTCTATGGTATTAATTATCATCCGCCAATTCAGATAAGTCCACAAGCATTACCAAAAGATATAAATAAATATCTAGTTTCATTTTCTTTTGCTAATTATCCTAAAAATATTCATAGAGTGATAGCTGAAAATGGTAAGCTTTATCTAAACTGGTTTCAAGATGGTTATACTGAAGTTCTTTATAGCCTAGGAAATAATACATTTGTCACTTTAAGTGGCTATAAATTAGTTTATTCATGGCACGGTAACAAATTATCTTTGGTTGTTACATATCAGAATAACCCATCTGACAGTGCAATTATTAATTAA
- a CDS encoding nuclear transport factor 2 family protein produces MTIIDIATSFSTGKFNLTYDFIAPEAEWEIVGESLFSGREQIIANCEKVCSYFNTVTTNFKVANILVDGDKVVINGTAEFFKNDQLISFISACDFYQFSEQKQLVKITSYCITRNYLG; encoded by the coding sequence ATGACGATTATAGATATAGCAACCTCGTTCTCAACCGGGAAGTTTAATCTGACTTATGATTTTATTGCTCCAGAAGCAGAATGGGAGATAGTTGGAGAGTCTCTATTTTCAGGTAGGGAGCAAATTATTGCAAATTGTGAAAAAGTATGCTCCTATTTTAATACTGTGACGACTAATTTTAAAGTAGCTAATATACTGGTAGATGGTGATAAGGTTGTTATAAATGGAACCGCTGAGTTTTTTAAAAATGATCAGTTGATTTCATTTATTTCTGCCTGTGATTTTTATCAGTTTAGTGAGCAAAAGCAGCTAGTAAAAATAACTTCATATTGTATTACTAGAAACTATTTAGGTTGA